Proteins encoded by one window of Pseudonocardia alni:
- a CDS encoding LLM class flavin-dependent oxidoreductase, whose translation MDIGIVFRPELPPEELPGVARDVEAAGLDQLWLWEDCFLHGGTATAAVALAHTDALTVGVGLFPVPLRNPAVVAMETASLARLFPGRYLPVLGHGVLDWMGQVGNRVASPLTLLAEHTTAVRDLLAGREVTRSGRYVSLDRVRLDHPPTTVPPVLVGGRGPRTLRLAGDLADGVLLDSGLSPADVRSSLDACGPGGAADGFRRIGYVALPEHRADVEAVVRSHAAAGPDTVVLVPPAGAPDPRPWLEAVSAARRTLTPER comes from the coding sequence ATGGACATCGGCATCGTCTTCCGGCCCGAGCTGCCCCCCGAGGAGCTGCCGGGTGTGGCCCGTGACGTCGAGGCCGCGGGGCTGGACCAGCTGTGGCTGTGGGAGGACTGCTTCCTGCACGGCGGGACCGCCACCGCGGCCGTCGCGCTGGCCCACACCGACGCCCTCACCGTCGGGGTCGGGCTGTTCCCGGTGCCGCTGCGGAACCCGGCGGTCGTCGCCATGGAGACCGCCTCGCTCGCCCGGCTGTTCCCGGGCCGCTACCTGCCGGTCCTCGGGCACGGCGTGCTCGACTGGATGGGCCAGGTCGGCAACCGGGTCGCCTCGCCGCTGACCCTGCTCGCCGAGCACACGACCGCGGTACGGGACCTGCTCGCCGGTCGCGAGGTCACCCGCTCCGGGCGCTACGTCTCCCTGGACCGGGTGCGGCTCGACCACCCGCCGACGACCGTCCCACCGGTGCTGGTCGGCGGGCGCGGGCCGCGCACCCTGCGGCTGGCCGGGGACCTCGCCGACGGGGTCCTGCTCGACTCGGGCCTGTCCCCCGCCGACGTCCGGTCCTCGCTCGACGCGTGCGGCCCGGGCGGCGCCGCGGACGGGTTCCGGCGCATCGGCTACGTCGCACTGCCGGAGCACCGGGCCGACGTGGAGGCGGTCGTCCGGAGCCACGCCGCGGCCGGGCCGGACACCGTCGTCCTGGTCCCGCCGGCCGGCGCCCCGGACCCGCGTCCCTGGCTGGAGGCCGTCTCCGCGGCCCGCAGGACGCTCACGCCGGAGCGGTGA
- a CDS encoding AbrB family transcriptional regulator yields MSPRPSLSGWWRWLLLAALTVLVTAGLAAVDVPSPALFAGLLVATVLALTGLGPARVARPATSGAQAVIGVVIGLLARPDTLAAVAAEWLPVLLISLATLLVSMGSGLLMGLQRGVTPLTGMLAQTAGGASGLVAISRELGGDERTVAVIQYLRVGLVTATMPVVAAVVYGASPGAPAAATTGPGAPWWVGLAVTALCVGVGVPLGKLARVPAGALLGPMVVALVISLAGFSFAASVPLPLVDVAYAVIGWQAGLRFTRAALGTVARVLPLATALILGVVALCAGLGLLLSHFTGMTPLEGYLATTPGGVYAVLATAISSGVDVTSVVAVQVLRVILMLLVAPWIARLVGRRLGPGGVA; encoded by the coding sequence GTGAGCCCCCGCCCGTCGCTGTCCGGATGGTGGCGCTGGCTGCTGCTCGCCGCGCTGACCGTGCTCGTGACCGCCGGGCTCGCCGCGGTCGACGTGCCCTCCCCCGCCCTGTTCGCCGGGCTGCTGGTCGCGACCGTCCTCGCCCTGACCGGGCTCGGCCCCGCCCGGGTCGCCCGCCCGGCGACGTCGGGTGCGCAGGCGGTCATCGGCGTCGTCATCGGCCTGCTCGCCCGCCCGGACACCCTGGCCGCGGTGGCAGCCGAGTGGCTGCCGGTCCTGCTGATCAGCCTCGCGACGCTGCTGGTCAGCATGGGATCCGGACTCCTCATGGGTCTGCAGCGCGGGGTCACCCCGCTCACCGGGATGCTCGCGCAGACCGCGGGCGGCGCGTCCGGGCTCGTCGCGATCAGCCGCGAGCTGGGTGGCGACGAGCGCACCGTCGCCGTCATCCAGTACCTGCGGGTCGGGCTGGTCACCGCGACGATGCCGGTGGTCGCCGCGGTCGTCTACGGCGCCTCCCCCGGCGCACCCGCCGCCGCGACCACCGGCCCCGGCGCGCCGTGGTGGGTCGGGCTCGCGGTGACCGCGCTGTGCGTGGGCGTCGGCGTCCCGCTCGGGAAGCTCGCCCGGGTCCCCGCCGGTGCGCTGCTCGGACCGATGGTGGTGGCGCTGGTCATCAGCCTGGCCGGGTTCTCCTTCGCCGCGTCGGTGCCGCTGCCGCTCGTCGACGTCGCCTACGCCGTCATCGGCTGGCAGGCCGGGCTGCGCTTCACCCGGGCCGCGCTCGGCACCGTCGCGCGGGTGCTGCCGCTGGCGACCGCGCTGATCCTGGGCGTCGTCGCGCTCTGCGCCGGACTGGGGCTGCTGCTGTCGCACTTCACCGGCATGACCCCGCTGGAGGGCTACCTCGCGACCACCCCGGGCGGGGTGTACGCGGTGCTGGCGACGGCGATCTCCTCCGGCGTGGACGTCACCTCGGTGGTCGCGGTGCAGGTGCTGCGGGTGATCCTGATGCTGCTGGTCGCGCCGTGGATCGCGCGGCTGGTCGGCCGGCGGCTCGGCCCGGGCGGCGTGGCCTGA
- the ppgK gene encoding polyphosphate--glucose phosphotransferase gives MSSTHALGFGIDIGGSGIKGAPVDLHKGRLAADRVRIPTPQPSTPEAVAETVTQILDEFDWRDSFGCTFPAVVQHGVTRTAANVDRAWIDCDAAAVLRRVTGRDALLVNDADAAGVAEAEFGAAADRHHGLVLVVTLGTGIGSALVNHGKLVPNTEFGHLEIDGFDAESRAADSAREREDLDWEEWGGRLQRYFTHVENLLWPDLIVVGGGVSKKFEKWSPYVRTRTKLVPAGLLNEAGIIGAALLAHG, from the coding sequence GTGAGCAGCACGCACGCACTCGGGTTCGGTATCGACATCGGCGGCTCCGGCATCAAGGGCGCCCCGGTGGACCTGCACAAGGGCCGGCTGGCCGCGGACCGGGTGCGGATCCCGACGCCGCAGCCGTCCACACCGGAGGCGGTCGCCGAGACCGTCACGCAGATCCTCGACGAGTTCGACTGGCGGGACTCCTTCGGCTGCACGTTCCCGGCCGTCGTCCAGCACGGAGTGACCCGCACCGCGGCCAACGTGGACCGGGCCTGGATCGACTGCGACGCCGCCGCGGTCCTGCGCCGGGTCACCGGCCGGGACGCGCTGCTGGTCAACGACGCCGACGCCGCCGGCGTCGCCGAGGCCGAGTTCGGCGCGGCCGCCGACCGTCACCACGGGCTCGTGCTCGTCGTGACCCTCGGGACCGGCATCGGGTCGGCGCTGGTCAACCACGGGAAGCTGGTGCCCAACACCGAGTTCGGGCACCTGGAGATCGACGGGTTCGACGCCGAGTCACGCGCCGCGGACTCCGCCCGCGAGCGCGAGGACCTGGACTGGGAGGAGTGGGGCGGGCGGCTGCAGCGCTACTTCACCCACGTCGAGAACCTGCTGTGGCCGGACCTGATCGTGGTCGGCGGCGGGGTGAGCAAGAAGTTCGAGAAGTGGTCGCCCTACGTGCGGACCCGCACAAAGCTCGTCCCGGCCGGGCTGCTCAACGAGGCCGGGATCATCGGGGCAGCGCTGCTGGCGCACGGCTGA
- the pgm gene encoding phosphoglucomutase (alpha-D-glucose-1,6-bisphosphate-dependent) — protein sequence MTVHERAGTPARPEDLVDVDALLAAYAATHPDPSVDVQRVAFGTSGHRGSAFTATFNDDHIAATSQAIVEYRAAQGTDGPLFLGRDSHALSEPAWRTAAEVFAANGVDVVVDSRDGLTPTPAISHAILVTNAGRDVRHLADGVVVTPSHNPPADGGFKYNPPDGGPAGTEATSWIADRANQLLESGLSEVRRARFDAAAAHRYDYLGTYVDQLDQVLDMAAVRDAGVTIGADPLGGASVDYWGVIAQRWGLDLTVVNPDVDPAFGFMTLDWDGKIRMDCSSPYAMASLRARMEADPAPFTIATGNDADADRHGIVTADGGLMNPNHYLAVAIGYLFAHRPGWPAAAGIGKTAVSSSMIDRVAGDLGRRLVEVPVGFKWFVPGLRSGEIGFGGEESAGASFLRRDGSPWSTDKDGLLLALLASEITAVTGSTPSEHYARLTERFGAPAYARTDVACSREDKAALSKLDADAVTATELAGDAITAKLTRAPGNDAAIGGLKVVTDAGWFAARPSGTEDVYKVYAESFRGPEHLTRVQDEARGVVAAALEGSGA from the coding sequence ATGACCGTGCACGAGCGCGCCGGGACCCCGGCCCGCCCCGAGGACCTCGTCGACGTCGACGCGCTGCTGGCCGCGTACGCCGCGACCCACCCCGACCCGTCGGTCGACGTGCAACGGGTCGCGTTCGGCACGTCGGGGCACCGCGGGTCGGCGTTCACCGCCACCTTCAACGACGACCACATCGCCGCCACCAGCCAGGCGATCGTCGAGTACCGGGCCGCGCAGGGCACCGACGGCCCGCTGTTCCTCGGGCGCGACAGCCACGCACTGTCCGAGCCGGCCTGGCGCACCGCGGCCGAGGTGTTCGCCGCCAACGGCGTCGACGTCGTCGTCGACTCCCGGGACGGGCTGACCCCGACCCCGGCGATCTCGCACGCGATCCTCGTGACCAACGCCGGTCGCGACGTCCGGCACCTCGCCGACGGCGTGGTCGTCACCCCGTCGCACAACCCGCCCGCCGACGGTGGCTTCAAGTACAACCCGCCGGACGGCGGCCCCGCCGGCACCGAGGCGACGTCCTGGATCGCCGACCGGGCCAACCAGCTGCTCGAGAGCGGCCTGTCCGAGGTGCGTCGCGCCCGGTTCGACGCCGCCGCCGCGCACCGCTACGACTACCTCGGCACCTACGTCGACCAGCTCGACCAGGTGCTCGACATGGCCGCGGTCCGCGACGCCGGCGTCACCATCGGCGCGGACCCGCTCGGCGGTGCCTCGGTCGACTACTGGGGCGTGATCGCGCAGCGCTGGGGCCTGGACCTGACCGTGGTGAACCCCGACGTCGACCCGGCCTTCGGGTTCATGACCCTGGACTGGGACGGGAAGATCCGGATGGACTGCAGCTCGCCGTACGCGATGGCGTCGCTGCGGGCCCGGATGGAGGCCGACCCGGCCCCCTTCACCATCGCCACCGGCAACGACGCCGACGCCGACCGGCACGGCATCGTCACCGCCGACGGCGGCCTGATGAACCCGAACCACTACCTCGCCGTCGCGATCGGCTACCTGTTCGCCCACCGCCCCGGCTGGCCGGCGGCCGCCGGGATCGGCAAGACCGCGGTCAGCTCGTCGATGATCGACCGGGTCGCCGGTGACCTCGGCCGCAGGCTGGTCGAGGTGCCCGTCGGGTTCAAGTGGTTCGTTCCCGGCCTGCGCTCGGGGGAGATCGGCTTCGGCGGCGAGGAGAGCGCGGGCGCGTCGTTCCTGCGCCGCGACGGCTCGCCCTGGAGCACCGACAAGGACGGCCTGCTGCTCGCCCTGCTGGCCTCGGAGATCACCGCGGTCACCGGGTCGACCCCCAGCGAGCACTACGCCCGGCTCACCGAGCGGTTCGGCGCCCCCGCCTACGCCCGCACCGACGTCGCGTGCTCCCGGGAGGACAAGGCGGCGCTGTCGAAGCTGGACGCCGACGCCGTCACCGCCACCGAGCTCGCCGGGGACGCGATCACCGCGAAGCTCACCCGCGCCCCGGGCAACGACGCCGCGATCGGCGGACTGAAGGTCGTCACCGACGCCGGGTGGTTCGCCGCCCGCCCCTCGGGCACCGAGGACGTGTACAAGGTCTACGCCGAGAGCTTCCGCGGGCCGGAGCACCTGACGCGCGTCCAGGACGAGGCGCGCGGCGTGGTCGCGGCGGCCCTGGAAGGATCGGGGGCGTGA
- a CDS encoding ABC transporter substrate-binding protein: MRIASLLPAGTEIAGRLGLAADLVGVTFECDDPVGVRDRVPVVVGSALPPAASPGEIDAVVRERAAAGLPLYEVHRARLGAADPELILTQDLCAVCALPGSTVAQVQEELGTRARVLSLDPHRLADVLDAVTAVGAAAGVPDRAAALVAGLSARLDAVAAAVRGRPAPRVLVLEWTDPPFLPGHWVPDLVTAAGGVPVAAAPGGRSTAVDPADLPPCDAVLVAPCGFGLDDALAQARAALPWLPAGVPVHAIDSASFVVRAGPRLVDGVEAIAALLHPGAVPAPPPGRVTRVR, from the coding sequence GTGCGGATCGCGTCGTTGCTCCCTGCCGGGACCGAGATCGCCGGGCGGCTCGGCCTGGCCGCCGACCTGGTCGGCGTCACCTTCGAGTGCGACGACCCGGTGGGCGTCCGGGACCGGGTGCCGGTGGTCGTCGGCTCCGCGCTGCCGCCCGCCGCGTCGCCGGGGGAGATCGACGCCGTCGTCCGCGAGCGGGCCGCGGCCGGGCTGCCGCTGTACGAGGTCCACCGCGCCCGGCTCGGCGCCGCCGACCCGGAGCTGATCCTCACCCAGGACCTGTGCGCGGTGTGCGCGCTGCCCGGCTCGACCGTCGCGCAGGTGCAGGAGGAGCTGGGGACCCGGGCCCGGGTGCTGTCGCTGGACCCGCACCGGCTGGCCGACGTGCTCGACGCGGTGACCGCGGTCGGCGCCGCGGCCGGGGTGCCGGACCGGGCCGCCGCGCTGGTCGCGGGCCTGTCGGCGCGCCTCGACGCCGTCGCCGCCGCCGTGCGGGGCCGCCCGGCGCCGCGGGTGCTGGTGCTGGAGTGGACCGACCCGCCGTTCCTGCCCGGGCACTGGGTGCCCGACCTGGTCACCGCGGCAGGTGGCGTCCCGGTGGCGGCCGCCCCGGGCGGGCGCAGCACCGCCGTCGACCCGGCCGACCTGCCCCCGTGCGACGCCGTGCTGGTCGCGCCGTGCGGCTTCGGCCTCGACGACGCGCTCGCCCAGGCCCGCGCGGCGCTGCCGTGGCTGCCCGCCGGGGTCCCGGTGCACGCGATCGACTCGGCGTCGTTCGTGGTGCGGGCCGGTCCGCGCCTGGTCGACGGGGTCGAGGCGATCGCCGCCCTGCTGCACCCCGGTGCGGTCCCGGCGCCGCCGCCGGGGAGGGTCACGCGGGTCCGCTGA
- a CDS encoding class I adenylate-forming enzyme family protein translates to MRDTPRDDTAATTGLGPVIAALTAPGGEFELVDADVRGAAMRVYRRGPHTLAELWAATAAWPERTFTVHHGERRTYGEHRSLVADLACVLTGRFGLRPGDRVAIAMRNLPEWPVVFFAAQVAGLVVVPLNAWWSAPELAWAVADSGAGLVVADPERCAALCGGSGTGVPVVRVRGGGAPAPGPVTGWEDLGLRTDGPGDPVGVAAPGPDDDATILYTSGTTGRPKGAVGTHRNHVTNLLNVALQARATALDSGVGPPPGQQGTLLMYPMFHIAGINGLVGAVLGGAKLATLHRWDPAAARAVVRSERLTRSNGVPSTTAELLDGADPADLASLRTVGMGGAPVPPELVARIGRDLGAGAANGYGLTETTSAICANTGSEYRARPDSVGRPAPGARLRVAGPDGEALRDGEVGELWFRGPNVVRGYWNRPDADAEAFVDGWFRTGDLGHVTDGWVYVVDRLKDVVLRGGENVYSAQVEAAIHTVDGVLEVAVLGVPHPRLGEEVAALVRARPGAARDDDAVRAAVAARVGEFAAPAHVRWTDEPLPRTATGKIRKRELRSGFTAPA, encoded by the coding sequence ATGCGAGACACCCCGAGAGACGACACCGCCGCGACCACCGGGCTCGGCCCGGTGATCGCCGCACTGACCGCTCCCGGCGGGGAGTTCGAGCTGGTCGACGCCGACGTGCGCGGCGCCGCGATGCGGGTCTACCGGCGTGGCCCGCACACCCTGGCCGAGCTGTGGGCGGCGACGGCGGCGTGGCCGGAGCGCACGTTCACCGTCCACCACGGCGAGCGTCGCACCTACGGCGAGCACCGGAGCCTGGTCGCCGACCTGGCCTGCGTGCTCACCGGACGGTTCGGGCTGCGCCCCGGCGACCGGGTCGCGATCGCGATGCGGAACCTGCCGGAGTGGCCGGTGGTCTTCTTCGCCGCCCAGGTCGCGGGGCTGGTCGTCGTCCCGCTGAACGCCTGGTGGAGCGCACCCGAGCTGGCGTGGGCGGTGGCCGACTCCGGTGCCGGGCTGGTCGTGGCCGACCCGGAACGGTGCGCCGCCCTGTGCGGTGGGAGCGGCACCGGGGTGCCGGTCGTCCGGGTCCGCGGGGGCGGCGCGCCCGCGCCCGGTCCGGTGACCGGGTGGGAGGACCTCGGGCTGCGCACCGACGGCCCCGGTGACCCGGTCGGGGTCGCCGCGCCCGGCCCGGACGACGACGCGACGATCCTCTACACCTCCGGCACCACCGGCCGACCGAAGGGCGCGGTCGGCACCCACCGCAACCACGTGACGAACCTGCTCAACGTCGCGCTGCAGGCCCGCGCCACCGCGCTCGACTCCGGGGTGGGACCGCCGCCGGGGCAGCAGGGGACGCTGCTGATGTACCCGATGTTCCACATCGCCGGCATCAACGGACTCGTCGGCGCCGTGCTCGGCGGGGCGAAGCTCGCGACCCTGCACCGCTGGGACCCGGCCGCGGCGCGGGCCGTCGTCCGGTCCGAGCGGCTGACCCGTTCCAACGGTGTCCCGTCGACGACGGCGGAGCTGCTCGACGGCGCCGACCCCGCCGACCTCGCGTCGTTGCGGACGGTCGGGATGGGCGGGGCACCCGTGCCGCCCGAGCTCGTCGCGCGGATCGGGCGCGACCTCGGCGCCGGGGCCGCGAACGGCTACGGCCTGACCGAGACGACCTCGGCGATCTGCGCGAACACCGGGTCCGAGTACCGGGCCCGTCCCGACTCGGTCGGCCGGCCCGCGCCGGGGGCCCGGCTGCGGGTCGCCGGCCCGGACGGGGAGGCGCTGCGCGACGGCGAGGTCGGCGAGCTGTGGTTCCGCGGCCCGAACGTGGTCCGCGGCTACTGGAACCGGCCCGACGCCGACGCCGAGGCGTTCGTCGACGGCTGGTTCCGCACCGGCGACCTGGGGCACGTGACCGACGGCTGGGTGTACGTCGTGGACCGGTTGAAGGATGTCGTGCTGCGCGGTGGGGAGAACGTGTACTCCGCGCAGGTGGAGGCGGCGATCCACACCGTCGACGGGGTGCTGGAGGTGGCGGTGCTCGGCGTGCCGCACCCGCGCCTGGGCGAGGAGGTCGCCGCACTGGTCCGGGCCCGCCCCGGAGCGGCCCGCGACGACGACGCCGTCCGCGCCGCCGTCGCCGCGCGGGTGGGGGAGTTCGCCGCGCCCGCGCACGTGCGGTGGACCGACGAGCCGCTGCCCAGGACGGCGACCGGGAAGATCCGCAAGCGGGAGCTGCGCTCGGGGTTCACCGCTCCGGCGTGA
- a CDS encoding TetR/AcrR family transcriptional regulator, producing MIGEMLTDQEAHCHGLRERKKVRTRQALRAAALERARTQGPDAFTVEEICADVDVAPRTFFNHFPSKDAVLFDWDTASLDELAAEVRARTEVSPLGAATAVLAEVTVALTTSPTWHGQMELLRAHPELHPRIAHVGRTVEQTVAQALAERDGADTPARNHRLAAAGAMAVMQVAVAGWLADPAGPPARRVYGDVLAAAREAFAALPD from the coding sequence ATGATCGGCGAGATGCTGACCGACCAGGAGGCGCACTGCCACGGGCTGCGGGAGCGCAAGAAGGTGCGGACCCGCCAGGCGCTGCGCGCCGCGGCCCTGGAACGCGCGCGCACCCAGGGCCCGGACGCGTTCACCGTCGAGGAGATCTGCGCCGACGTCGACGTCGCGCCGCGCACGTTCTTCAACCACTTCCCGTCGAAGGACGCGGTGCTGTTCGACTGGGACACCGCCTCCCTCGACGAGCTCGCCGCCGAGGTCCGCGCCCGGACCGAGGTCTCCCCGCTCGGGGCGGCGACGGCGGTGCTCGCCGAGGTCACCGTGGCGCTGACGACCAGCCCGACCTGGCACGGGCAGATGGAGCTGCTGCGCGCCCACCCCGAGCTGCACCCGCGGATCGCTCACGTCGGGCGGACCGTGGAGCAGACCGTCGCGCAGGCGCTCGCCGAGCGCGACGGCGCCGACACCCCCGCGAGGAACCACCGGCTCGCCGCGGCCGGTGCGATGGCGGTGATGCAGGTCGCCGTCGCCGGCTGGCTGGCCGACCCGGCGGGCCCGCCGGCCCGCCGGGTCTACGGCGACGTGCTGGCGGCCGCCCGGGAGGCCTTCGCGGCCCTGCCGGACTGA
- a CDS encoding dihydrofolate reductase family protein encodes MGTIDVHEFISLDGVVSDPSWTAEYGFTDAMGEAIGRLTDAAILLGRNTYEMFHPAWSARGHDVESGGAFFNGAPKHVVTSTLADPLEWENSRVLGPYAPARIRQLKDATDGGIYVSGSVTLVRALLADGLVDTLNLFVYPVSLGAGLRLFAEGARVPLRLRESEAYENGVVRLTYGPPLT; translated from the coding sequence GTGGGCACGATCGACGTGCACGAGTTCATCAGCCTCGACGGGGTCGTCTCCGACCCGTCCTGGACGGCGGAGTACGGCTTCACCGACGCGATGGGGGAGGCGATCGGCCGGCTGACCGACGCGGCGATCCTGCTCGGTCGGAACACCTACGAGATGTTCCACCCGGCATGGTCGGCCCGCGGGCACGACGTCGAGTCCGGCGGCGCGTTCTTCAACGGCGCGCCCAAGCACGTCGTCACGTCCACCCTGGCCGACCCGTTGGAGTGGGAGAACTCCCGGGTGCTCGGCCCGTACGCCCCGGCGCGGATCCGGCAGCTCAAGGACGCGACCGACGGCGGCATCTACGTCTCCGGCAGCGTCACCCTGGTCCGTGCGCTGCTCGCCGACGGCCTGGTCGACACGCTCAACCTGTTCGTCTACCCGGTGTCGCTCGGGGCCGGGCTGCGGCTGTTCGCCGAGGGCGCGCGGGTGCCGCTGCGGCTGCGCGAGTCCGAGGCCTACGAGAACGGCGTGGTCCGGCTGACCTACGGTCCGCCGCTCACCTGA
- a CDS encoding nitroreductase/quinone reductase family protein gives MSDDPRRHIRAPRQIKHLNDDLLARRDRGELPFELPVLTVPGRRSGTPRHTPLTVYATGGKRFVVGGFPGADWIVNVRAAGGRATLSTGPDADPEPVVLVEVPPEQARPVLEAWPQVTPEGVGIMVENGVVAEPTPEALGALTGICPVFRIDPAR, from the coding sequence GTGTCCGACGATCCCCGCCGTCACATCCGTGCCCCGCGGCAGATCAAGCACCTGAACGACGACCTGCTCGCCCGGCGCGACCGTGGCGAGCTGCCGTTCGAGCTGCCCGTCCTGACCGTCCCCGGCCGGCGCAGCGGGACACCCCGGCACACGCCGCTGACGGTGTACGCGACCGGCGGGAAGCGGTTCGTCGTCGGCGGGTTCCCGGGCGCGGACTGGATCGTCAACGTCCGGGCCGCGGGCGGGCGGGCCACGCTGAGCACGGGACCCGACGCCGACCCGGAGCCCGTCGTGCTGGTGGAGGTGCCGCCGGAGCAGGCGCGCCCGGTGCTGGAGGCGTGGCCGCAGGTCACCCCGGAGGGCGTCGGGATCATGGTGGAGAACGGGGTCGTCGCCGAGCCGACGCCCGAGGCGCTGGGAGCACTGACCGGCATCTGCCCGGTGTTCCGCATCGACCCGGCCCGGTAG